The following coding sequences are from one Schizosaccharomyces osmophilus chromosome 1, complete sequence window:
- the vps1301 gene encoding intermembrane lipid transfer protein, chorein family Vps13a codes for MLEGLIAGLLNKILGSYVDNLDTKQLNIGVWGGRVSLQNLAIKPEALDKLGIPIKIVRGFIGNFILEMPWSDLQKKSLKVKIEDIYLLVRPQGKSSLTEQQLKEYQQNFKQEQLDSFEILRKNFREALDDVNSTATNSKKQSLLEFMIAKLTANLEVSVDRVHLHYDDDLSDSKHPFSLGVTLRSLRLHSTNDDFKGYLLPSDPLPENCIHKYLFVDYVSIYYLEKCMIPRTYSPEEIFAKLREAIPDCMQSPKFDYILKPMTVDGHFVLFRHPDDQIMQLRGTLSVEELSFAVSDVEFKSLLGIIDYFKLMLRQQLYMHFRPKVSPKDDPLAWFRYTALVVKDSIHQKQKQWAWKYFKSRRDDRILYMDIIRKRYLNEEVDRQGIYLQKAIEQRTNIYDLIKYRSRVHTSLLNEKNPGYLKLKKSAIQGWFDWAAAHIRNPRDDVSDTPRFTEEEQKQLFTSIEWSGQVYPNSVALNPDTCIAVFNIYIERGSFSILSKTEHKKITIIQQRFKGFETECLVRPRSFKLKVSLKDLDVLDGITNPKLPPNKVVFCKHSDGTNEGNLKIPKSYREHLFFLLFDSYSLDSKASSVLLVHLRTLIIIYNRTCVERLIEFFLPPRTKLEHVTEWSYSAAAKFMNLARQTRASLDYALEQHKTADMTIDLQAPLIVVRQVCSNFNSPTLFLDVGRIVAHTQLVDDQLIDKFRCLQSKQIDSELMEQLKNLMYDRFVISLFETRCLIAPNYDVGMSCLPVESDYHVLKECSLDISFEVSILQKATNLTKFRVFSHMKSAEIMFTDDQFKVLANMMSNLLPTFPSMETPFTTQQFLDAVKPPEFYDASESFQQTSQESSIKLANTRIIEFIAQEVFAFYFTVDGAVCSMCWRLNDKVIPIMRAFTTFSVELVVRKFDYHVLITLTDLTIKEFTYPSALCNNTLVAPSPNSSDEAAGKVVISYMSIDEDSPELHPIYEGVRITTGVALSDLRLNVVPSGFILIYDYILCSFTPLYNAYKVNEGTKISADDNESLKGESSSIKENANLRLNRINIHLYDREVNFSILNLENLKLHMEFRDSFSLQAHFYKAEVFKCLHDSATPQKILSIDNEDLCNLQYESYDVNKQTIKGQLQQDSSLDLSVGPVTINFNEEFFNTLYGFFVKYKKQKGLYDSVKYAPYYDLYGKENTQTYTKYEFHVRNPTIVYEGIISPNEQTKSSILVNIGSFAISNEAPKVSNKLRKSPFKMAINSVKISTSISNFKQRIQLSKNFDFELNFSYATELRTLSSILKIDAKTPKLEVDMCEPHHVLLWSFYNAATGFTGLDVYHSDKQLRNELAAALSRNGTTSALTIPEMTSYEFSIAVLYNFEKLRYNVFTDDEFEDLTHLMALHTVVDFSHIQAEQHMYASGRNYTEFSISEIQFYDVSRREHPTLNKTLQYPDKHHTLIIGSLDYATHMPKSNLVIEVDSPMVYVNFDYLYPLWSIFVHWHRAYYSTLKALNSRALTSKDASSQTEDCTLFYRITFVELCLVFIKDIEAPVPYILPANFGELLITQQSIMAVTANNVTLNAHTLGDNSRVATQLVDPFGFRFAYSLHKASNMQVMSNISLDFEALIIRSTYPDLLFLQKVLRGVYNFYYALYAVPLKEGEDLNIDEEDNQIFTDIPNTNSCSLFGIKICKEECSLTIDGIRILLISQLHDLPIVNLNVKPLKIDLNDWSSELNLNTHLELFMNFYNFANSHWEPFLEPWAFGFHLSRNPNTFKCALYLISRKKLELVITSQLLETLSFGFSKGVNEDLRASSETDAPYRIHNHTGHTVSIWADYEGSDNSYVRRLEDGKGTDWKFEEWRQMQDIMKQDGNRSCIGLHFENGIFDTLRRIRVNKVGEYVFPLTSENSPVKHYIVVDVSLSGEYVKHISLRSPLLLKNESMMEVEIILCDSVGHKKSPIYTIPPKQVCNLPIEAAYENFIHIRPISEFGYAWSLEPINWRLLTEKKKSVLSCSQLHQADKVPFCRFAVNAEYRNKQIASHYPYMHINITALLELRNLLPIDIQVKIVDKEANSTWMSKIDVGKCSYVHSVDISHVLLLQVQTSNSELVSSSFATIVTNNPEVYERDKYLTVTLQDGRKVKLGLKYVEVFPGIFHVEIFSPYVVINKTRTTLAIGPKSEYKKFAFSAVKLSEGTSDEAIPCLFSYWKNHGSRRCRLQCNSSQWSDPISFDAIGSVFEVDLPHKYIHDLVYKIGVFIETGPNGYSNTKVVTIASRFMIINNTRWTLSIAEPNEEATMEIQPNGEDFLKYITKTASPMIRVCCGDFYEWSSPFLIEEIGSIYLRLPTLEGERLIRAEITLDMATIFIYFIEENGTWPFYIRNETNLNFKFSQVNILDEENKKRNQTCEQKTHDLPSHSEVQYSWDYPSSLSKEIILQNRSNKCPTTLAEIGSLTPFKIKDESGVSTFISRDIIASGISKILILKPADMASMVAKPKFSSKVACEEQDFTLEQADSCIDLSVKFIMEGIGISLVCRNTQELAYITFHGVNFFYTESSTLRTFKLDIRWIQADNQLYGGIYPILLYPTILSQEDAMNDNSLLPTFHSMVALMKDDTYGVTYVKYATILLQELTIEIDEDFAFAAFEFMKDSMPHSFKPPEDLMFNTSLHIRIPNDLSSDIKVYFEILNLQPSQLHLSFVRTERINNANTSVSSHNPFVYFVNILSMAIGNINDAPVRLNALIMDNAHVSLRRLFELVKNHYEQEMLFQVHKIVGSADFLGNPVGLFTTITSGFADIFYEPFHGFIISEGSYELGIGFAKGTASFVKKTIFGLTDSMSKVTGTISRSLSVITMDQKFQTRRRTARIRNRPVHLLYGVTAGATSFYTGVRSGLSGLALQPVLGARRNGMPGFMKGLGKGMVGFTTKPLVGLFDFASSITEGARNTTTVFDERNIEKIRMSRLVHKDGVVHPFDLREALGQYWLKHLDNGRYFNEYYRAHIVIKSQQIVILTDRRVMFVRSKSLRCTKEFPLRKLQNAELRNDRKVALIMKKGTCYEFVVPQSTAREYIFRQIRDELSNLQHIIAYELELL; via the exons ATGTTAGAGGGTCTAATAGCGG GACTCTTGAACAAGATTTTAGGTTCTTATGTGGACAACCTGGACACCAAACAGCTGAATATTGGTGTCTGGGGCGGACGTGTAagtcttcaaaatcttgCAATTAAGCCAGAA GCCTTGGACAAATTGGGCATACCTATAAAAATCGTCAGAGGGTTTATAGGTAATTTTATCTTAGAGATGCCTTGGTCagatttacaaaagaaatcactaaaagtaaaaatcgAAGATATCTATCTATTAGTTCGCCCTCAAGGAAAAAGTTCACTCACCGAGCAACAACTTAAAGAATACCAGCAAAACTTTAAGCAAGAACAGCTTGACAGTTTTGAAATCTTAAGAAAAAACTTCCGAGAAGCACTTGATGATGTGAATTCTACCGCAACGAACAGTAAAAAACAATCCCTCCTAGAGTTTATGATTGCTAAGTTAACTGCTAATCTCGAGGTTTCAGTTGACCGAGTGCACTTGCATTATGATGATGATTTAAGCGATTCCAAACATCCATTTTCCTTGGGAGTTACTTTGAGATCGCTACGATTACATTCTACAAACGATGATTTCAAGGGATATCTATTACCTTCCGATCCCCTTCCCGAAAATTGTATTCACAAATACTTATTTGTTGATTatgtttctatttattatCTAGAGAAGTGCATGATACCCCGAACTTACTCTCCCGAAGAGATCTTTGCCAAATTACGGGAGGCTATTCCTGATTGCATGCAATCGCCGAAGTTTGATTATATACTAAAACCAATGACAGTAGACGGTCACTTCGTTTTATTTCGACATCCTGATGATCAGATTATGCAGTTACGGGGTACTTTGTCGGTTGAAGAATTATCCTTCGCTGTTAGTGATGTCGAATTTAAAAGTTTATTAGGCATTATAGATTATTTCAAACTTATGTTGAGACAGCAGCTTTATATGCACTTCCGCCCCAAAGTAAGCCCAAAGGATGATCCTCTTGCGTGGTTTAGGTACACTGCATTAGTTGTTAAAGACTCCATCCACCAGAAGCAGAAGCAATGGGCTTGGAAATATTTTAAATCCCGCCGAGACGATCGTATCTTGTATATGGATATAATTCGTAAAAGATATTTAAATGAGGAAGTTGATCGCCAAGGAATTTATctacaaaaagcaattgagCAGAGGACGAACATTTATGACCTTATTAAATATCGTTCCCGTGTCCATACTTCGTTGCTAAATGAGAAGAATCCTGGCTACTTAAAGCTGAAAAAATCTGCTATTCAAGGCTGGTTTGACTGGGCAGCAGCACATATTCGAAACCCACGAGATGATGTTTCTGATACTCCCAGGTTCactgaagaagagcaaaagCAGCTTTTTACTTCTATAGAATGGAGTGGACAAGTTTATCCTAATAGCGTTGCGTTGAACCCGGATACTTGCATTGCTGTCTTTAATATCTATATTGAAAGAGGAAGCTTTTCAATATTGTCAAAAACCgaacataaaaaaattacgaTAATTCAGCAACGATTTAAAGGATTTGAAACTGAATGCTTAGTTCGTCCGCGATCTTTTAAACTAAAGGTTTCCTTAAAAGATTTGGATGTTCTGGATGGGATCACTAATCCTAAATTGCCTCCTAATAAAGTTGTTTTTTGCAAGCATTCCGATGGAACCAATGAaggaaatttaaaaataccaaaatcTTATAGAGAAcacttgtttttccttttatttgattcttATTCTTTGGATTCAAAGGCTAGTTCTGTTTTGTTGGTTCACTTAAGAACCCTCATTATCATTTACAATCGAACTTGCGTTGAAAGActtattgaattttttctacCCCCTCGAACGAAACTCGAGCACGTCACAGAATGGAGTTATTCAGCTGCTGCCAAATTTATGAATCTAGCTAGGCAAACTCGAGCCAGTTTAGATTATGCACTCGAACAGCATAAGACAGCCGATATGACTATTGACTTACAAGCACCTTTGATTGTAGTTCGTCAGGTTTGTTCGAATTTTAATAGCCCCACTTTATTTCTCGATGTTGGCCGCATTGTTGCTCATACTCAACTTGTAGATGATCAGCTTATTGATAAATTTCGTTGTCTACAAAGTAAACAGATTGATTCTGAGCTTATGGagcaattgaaaaacttaATGTATGATCGATTTGTCATTTcgctttttgaaacaaggTGTTTGATTGCTCCGAATTACGATGTTGGAATGTCTTGTTTACCAGTAGAATCTGATTACCACGTTTTAAAAGAATGCTCTTTGGATATTAGTTTCGAGGTATCCATTCTACAAAAAGCAACTAATCTAACCAAATTTCGTGTGTTTAGTCATATGAAAAGTGCCGAAATTATGTTTACAGACGATCAGTTTAAAGTGTTAGCCAATATGATGAGTAATTTGCTTCCTACTTTTCCGTCCATGGAAACACCATTTACGACTCAACAATTTCTTGATGCAGTCAAACCTCCTGAATTTTATGATGCTTCTGAGTCTTTCCAACAAACATCACAAGAATCCTCAATTAAATTAGCAAACACAAGGATAATTGAATTTATAGCTCAGGAGGTGTTTGCCTTTTACTTTACTGTTGATGGTGCTGTGTGTTCCATGTGTTGGAGGCTTAACGACAAAGTAATTCCTATCATGCGTGCTTTTACTACCTTTTCAGTGGAGTTGGTTGTTCGCAAATTTGACTATCACGTTTTAATAACTCTTACAGACTTAACCATTAAAGAGTTTACATATCCTTCAGCATTATGCAATAACACGCTGGTGGCTCCATCTCCAAATTCTTCAGATGAGGCTGCTGGTAAAGTTGTTATTAGTTATATGAGTATTGATGAGGACTCCCCTGAGTTGCACCCAATTTACGAAGGTGTTAGGATTACGACTGGTGTTGCATTATCTGATTTACGTCTCAATGTAGTACCTTCTGGCTTTATACTTATATATGATTACATTTTATGCTCATTCACGCCCTTATATAACGCGTATAAGGTAAACGaaggaacaaaaataaGTGCTGATGATAATGAAAGCCTAAAAGGCGAAAGCTCTtctataaaagaaaatgccAATTTGCGGCTCAATCGCATCAATATTCATCTCTACGATAGAGAAGTCAACTTTTCCATACTCAATCTGGAAAATCTGAAACTACATATGGAATTTCGGGATTCGTTTTCTCTTCAGGctcatttttataaagcCGAAGTTTTTAAGTGTTTGCATGATTCCGCAACCCcccaaaaaatattatcaATTGATAATGAAGATTTATGCAATTTGCAATATGAAAGCTACGACGTCAACAAGCAGACAATAAAAGGACAATTACAGCAGGACTCAAGTTTAGATTTATCTGTTGGTCCTGTCACCATAAACTTCAATGaggaattttttaatactcTTTATGGGTTTTTCGTGAAgtacaaaaagcaaaaaggcCTTTATGACTCTGTTAAATATGCACCATATTATGATTtatatggaaaagaaaatacacAAACTTATACTAAGTATGAATTTCATGTTCGCAATCCTACGATTGTCTATGAGGGAATCATTTCTCCAAATGAGCAAACCAAGTCTTCTATTCTTGTTAACATCGGTTCATTTGCGATAAGTAATGAAGCTCCCAAAGTTAGCAATAAGCTTAGGAAATCTCCGTTCAAGATGGCGATTAATTCTGTTAAAATTTCTACGTCAATTTCTAACTTCAAGCAACGAATCcaactttcaaaaaactttgaCTTCGAGCTAAATTTTAGTTACGCAACGGAATTAAGAACACTTTCTAGTATCCTTAAGATAGATGCGAAAACCCCCAAATTGGAAGTGGATATGTGTGAACCTCACCATGTACTTTTGTGGTCATTTTATAATGCTGCCACTGGCTTTACTGGCCTGGATGTATATCATTCTGATAAGCAATTGAGGAATGAACTCGCTGCAGCCTTGTCAAGGAACGGAACGACTAGCGCATTGACTATACCTGAGATGACTTCTTATGAATTCTCGATAGCTGTACTGTATAACTTCGAAAAGTTACGATATAATGTTTTTACTGACGATGAATTTGAGGATCTTACTCATTTGATGGCTTTACATACTGTCGTGGATTTCTCTCATATTCAAGCTGAGCAACATATGTATGCCAGTGGTCGTAACTATACCGAATTTTCAATATCTgaaattcaattttacGACGTAAGCAGAAGAGAACATCCCACTTTAAACAAAACCCTTCAGTATCCTGACAAACACCACACGCTTATTATAGGTTCACTTGATTATGCGACTCATATGCCAAAATCTAACTTAGTTATTGAGGTGGATTCGCCGATGGTGTACGTTAACTTTGACTACTTATATCCATTATGGTCAATTTTCGTTCATTGGCATCGTGCTTATTATAGCACATTAAAGGCTTTGAATAGCCGAGCGTTGACGTCCAAAGATGCCTCCAGTCAAACGGAAGATTGCACATTATTTTACAGAATCACGTTTGTTGAATTGTGCCTCGTGTTTATTAAGGACATTGAAGCTCCAGTACCATATATTCTTCCTGCTAATTTTGGGGAACTATTGATAACCCAACAATCAATAATGGCTGTAACCGCGAATAACGTTACATTGAACGCTCACACACTGGGTGATAATTCGAGGGTTGCTACTCAGTTAGTAGATCCATTTGGTTTTCGATTTGCGTATTCCCTACATAAAGCCAGCAATATGCAGGTTATGTCGAACATATCATTGGACTTTGAAGCACTGATCATTCGGTCTACGTATCCAGATTTGTTGTTCCTCCAGAAAGTGCTGCGAGGTGTTTACAATTTCTACTATGCGTTATACGCGGTGCCCTTAAAAGAGGGAGAAGACTTGAACatagatgaagaagacaatCAAATATTTACAGATATTCCGAATACGAATTCTTGCTCACTCTTTGGAATTAAGATttgcaaagaagaatgttCCCTAACTATAGACGGAATTCGGATCCTATTGATTAGTCAATTGCATGATTTACCGATTGTAAATTTGAACGTGAAGCCTCTGAAGATTGATCTGAATGACTGGTCATCTGAATTAAATTTGAATACCCATTTAGAGCtatttatgaatttttacAACTTTGCTAACTCCCATTGGGAGCCATTTCTAGAACCTTGGGCATTTGGGTTTCACCTGTCCAGGAACCCGAATACCTTTAAATGTGCCCTCTATTTAATAtcaaggaagaaattaGAACTGGTAATAACTTCTCAGCTTTTGGAAACTCTaagttttggattttcCAAAGGAGTAAACGAGGATTTACGAGCTTCGTCTGAAACAGATGCTCCATACCGAATTCACAATCATACTGGGCATACCGTGAGTATTTGGGCTGATTATGAAGGAAGCGATAATTCTTACGTCCGTAGATTAGAGGATGGAAAAGGAACCGATTGGAAGTTTGAAGAATGGCGGCAGATGCAAGATATAATGAAGCAAGATGGAAACAGATCATGTATAGGCTtacattttgaaaatggtATTTTTGACACTTTACGACGCATACGAGTGAACAAAGTGGGAGAATATGTTTTTCCACTTACATCTGAAAATTCACCAGTGAAACATTACATAGTGGTTGATGTTTCTTTAAGCGGAGAATATGTTAAGCACATTTCTTTAAGGTCTCCTTTATTGctgaaaaatgaaagtaTGATGGAAGTGGAAATTATTTTATGTGACTCAGTTGGCCATAAGAAATCGCCTATCTACACAATCCCCCCAAAACAAGTTTGCAATTTACCTATTGAAGCTGCTTACGAGAATTTTATTCATATTCGACCAATTTCAGAATTTGGATATGCCTGGTCTTTGGAACCTATTAATTGGAGACTTTTAACcgagaagaagaaaagtgtACTTTCGTGTTCCCAACTACATCAGGCTGATAAAGTTCCTTTTTGTCGATTTGCGGTGAATGCTGAGTATAGAAACAAACAGATCGCATCGCATTATCCATACATGCACATTAACATAACTGCTTTATTAGAATTAAGGAATCTGTTACCCATTGATATTCAGGTCAAAATCGTCGATAAAGAAGCAAACTCCACTTGGATGTCGAAGATCGATGTTGGTAAATGCTCTTACGTTCATTCAGTTGATATATCTCATGTTCTGCTTTTGCAAGTCCAAACGTCTAATTCCGAACTTGTTTCCAGTTCTTTTGCGACAATTGTGACTAATAATCCAGAAGTATATGAGCGTGATAAGTACCTTACAGTGACACTTCAGGACGGAAGAAAAGTCAAGTTAGGTTTGAAATATGTTGAAGTTTTCCCAGGAATTTTTCATGTTGAAATTTTTAGTCCATACGTTGTGATTAATAAAACTAGGACGACGTTAGCCATTGGCCCGAAAAgtgaatataaaaaatttgcattttctgCTGTTAAACTTTCCGAGGGTACCAGTGACGAGGCAATTCCTTGCCTTTTCTCATATTGGAAAAACCACGGCAGCCGCCGGTGCCGTTTACAATGTAATAGCTCACAATGGAGTGACCCAATTAGCTTTGATGCCATTGGCAGTGTTTTCGAAGTCGATCTTCCCCATAAATACATTCATGAtcttgtttacaaaattgGTGTATTTATTGAAACAGGACCAAATGGTTATTCGAATACCAAAGTTGTCACTATAGCATCAAGGTTCATGATAATTAATAATACCCGATGGACGCTCTCAATAGCTGAACCTAATGAAGAAGCCACAATGGAGATTCAACCTAATGGGGaggattttttgaagtatATTACGAAAACAGCATCTCCAATGATTCGAGTTTGTTGTGGGgatttttatgaatggtCTTCACCCTTTCtaattgaagaaattggtTCTATATATCTGCGTTTACCTACTTTGGAAGGTGAAAGGTTAATAAGAGCGGAAATTACTTTAGATATGGCTactatttttatttactttatAGAGGAAAACGGGACCTGGCCATTTTATATAAGGAACGAGACGAATTTAAATTTTAAGTTTTCACAAGTCAACATTCTTGATGAAGAGAATAAGAAACGGAACCAAACATGTGAACAAAAGACACACGATTTACCTTCTCATAGTGAGGTTCAATATTCTTGGGATTATCCTTCTTCGCTATCCAAGGAAATTATTTTGCAGAATCGCTCGAACAAGTGCCCGACAACATTGGCAGAAATCGGTTCTTTAACGCCTTTCAAGATAAAGGATGAATCAGGTGTTTCTACTTTCATTTCGAGAGACATCATCGCAAGTGGAATTTCGAAAATCTTGATCCTAAAACCGGCTGACATGGCGTCAATGGttgcaaaaccaaaattttccAGTAAGGTAGCTTGTGAAGAACAAGATTTCACCCTGGAACAAGCCGATAGTTGTATAGACTTATCCGTTAAATTTATAATGGAAGGAATCGGCATATCTCTTGTATGTAGAAACACGCAAGAACTAGCATATATAACCTTTCATGGcgtcaattttttttatactgAGTCTAGCACTCTTCGAACCTTCAAACTGGATATTCGGTGGATACAAGCGGATAATCAGTTGTATGGAGGTATTTACCCAATATTACTGTATCCTACCATTTTATCTCAGGAGGATGCAATGAACGATAACTCCTTGTTACCGACTTTCCATTCCATGGTAGCCTTGATGAAAGACGATACTTATGGTGTCACGTATGTCAAATATGCGACGATACTACTGCAAGAGTTGACGATTGAAATTGACGAAGACTTTGCGTTTGCTGCATTCGAATTTATGAAAGATTCTATGCCTCATTCGTTCAAGCCCCCGGAAGATTTAATGTTTAACACTAGCTTGCATATACGTATACCAAATGATCTCAGTTCTGATATAAAggtttattttgaaattctgAACTTACAACCAAGTCAACTTCACTTGTCTTTTGTGAGAACCGAACGGATTAACAATGCAAACACCTCGGTATCATCGCATAACCCATTTGTCTactttgtaaatattttgTCAATGGCAATCGGCAATATTAATGATGCGCCGGTTCGTCTGAACGCTTTGATAATGGACAATGCTCACGTATCTTTGCGACGTTTGTTCGAGCTAGTCAAAAACCATTATGAACAAGAGAtgctttttcaagttcacAAAATAGTTGGCTCCGCTGACTTTTTAGGAAATCCTGTTGGCTTATTTACCACAATTACATCAGGTTTTGCTGACATTTTTTACGAACCTTTTCATGGATTCATTATAAGTGAAGGATCTTATGAGCTTGGAATTGGCTTTGCCAAAGGAACTGCAAGTTTTGTtaagaaaacaatatttGGTTTAACTGATAGTATGTCAAAGGTAACAGGCACGATTTCAAGAAGTCTGAGTGTTATTACTATGGACCAAAAATTCCAGACTCGTCGAAGAACTGCACGCATTCGAAATCGACCAGTTCATCTTCTATATGGAGTTACGGCTGGTGCAACTTCATTTTACACTGGAGTTCGAAGTGGCCTCAGTGGATTAGCCCTTCAGCCAGTTTTAGGtgcaagaagaaatggaatGCCGGGATTTATGAAAGGCCTGGGTAAAGGCATGGTTGGATTTACTACCAAACCTCTCGTGGGCCTCTTTGATTTTGCATCAAGTATCACGGAAGGCGCTAGAAATACAACGACAGTGTTTGACGAACGgaacattgaaaaaataagaatgTCAAGACTGGTTCACAAAGACGGAGTTGTTCATCCGTTTGATTTGAGAGAAGCTCTTGGCCAGTATTGGTTGAAACACCTTGACAATGGACGATACTTCAATGAATACTATAGGGCACACATAGTCATTAAGAGCCAGCAAATTGTTATTTTGACTGACCGACGCGTTATGTTTGTTCGGTCAAAGAGTTTACGGTgtacaaaagaatttccTCTTCGAAAGCTTCAAAACGCTGAGTTAAGAAATGATCGAAAAGTAGCACTAATTATGAAGAAAGGCACCTGTTACGAATTTGTGGTTCCTCAGAGTACTGCCCGAGAATATATATTTCGGCAAATACGAGACGAGCTTAGTAACTTGCAACACATAATAGCTTACGAGCTAGAGTTACTGTAA
- the bch1 gene encoding exomer complex ChAPs family (Chs5p-Arf1p-binding) protein Bch1: MSDSFFRDIPEFLETRVNESLEARSKSLSQFKELGPADHVHTTKVGTRNPSKEVGTYHFVSGIDASSSASLAAYLNTLSYSLDKSQQWFSKSQTWSINHSVYCCYNAFSRLDVRVEAKVPGGVDTYAIDENGQKHKMDVRMWVETYMSSVLRSLLYSDELYSRFTGHRKFNPIPNPDSELRFFEAFEELFPMGHILGSSPEIRIPTNVNNHLVRGFFVYVCQNCRFSAALNSLEKLHINSPEVSVLLAQLYLFMDHEVHAVRVLHEALQKQRMSADLLVVQARYLVSKERFDLALTSVKRAVHASPSEFVPWICLAEVYLHLEDFDSALLALNSCPMYTYYERDVYPIPPPTKAHLPLPVGFPKEELEGENGNGRAASVDLIDPYLARLPSPSLRGTFAKVYELLTLICSKIGWDELLRIRSSVFVMEEEYRSLNDNSKPNPETKEDVITGEPSVNKQDGNESHLDKPEAIMSSSAQNLNVHNKRLCERWLDNLFMVLYEDLRVFTIWRAEYTHFRSQGLVYRKSPMEWEILGEVAFRLHHRVEAVEAFCACLENMFSFKAWKTMLIICAEDNNIELVLTAIAKLTLSNYRWYQEYSPFLLEHIKNRIMQDGALKMKSILASTRLDPYILNLIHKLYFEWAIVFQIPGHEL, from the exons atgagtgattcatttttcagAGATATTCCAGA GTTCCTCGAAACTCGCGTAAATGAGTCACTAGAGGCTCGCTCCAAGTCTCTTTCCCAATTTAAGGAGTTGGGGCCGGCGGATCACGTTCATACGACAAAAGTTGGCACTCGAAATCCGTCAAAAGAA GTTGGAACGTATCATTTTGTTTCGGGAATCGATGCCTCTTCCTCTGCTTCTTTGGCTGCTTATCTGAATACACTCTCGTATTCCTTAGACAAAAGCCAGCAATGGTTTTCTAAATCGCAGACTTGGTCTATAAATCACAGTGTATATTGCTGCTATAATGCATTCTCACGGTTGGACGTTCGTGTTGAGGCAAAAGTTCCTGGCGGCGTAGACACGTATGCGATCGATGAAAATGGGCAAAAGCACAAAATGGATGTGCGCATGTGGGTCGAAACCTATATGTCTTCCGTACTTCGATCTTTACTTTATTCGGATGAGCTCTACTCTCGCTTCACTGGTCATCGCAAATTTAACCCTATACCCAATCCGGACAGTGAACTTcgtttttttgaagcttttgaagaacTTTTCCCCATGGGTCATATACTAGGCTCTTCGCCCGAAATCCGCATACCAACAAACGTCAACAATCATTTGGTTCGAGGTTTCTTTGTATACGTTTGTCAAAACTGCCGTTTTAGTGCTGCCCtaaattctttggaaaaattgcATATTAATTCTCCAGAAGTATCCGTTCTTTTGGCGCAATTGTACCTTTTCATGGATCATGAAGTGCATGCTGTTCGTGTACTGCATGAAGCattgcaaaaacaaagaatgtCTGCTGACTTGCTCGTCGTTCAAGCAAGATATTTGGTTTCCAAGGAGCGTTTCGACCTTGCGTTGACAAGTGTTAAGCGTGCCGTCCATGCTTCCCCATCTGAATTTGTACCTTGGATTTGTTTGGCAGAAGTCTATCTTCATTTAGAAGACTTTGATTCTGCGTTGTTGGCCTTAAATTCTTGCCCAATGTACACCTATTATGAACGAGATGTGTACCCTATCCCTCCTCCTACAAAAGCTCACCTTCCATTGCCAGTCGGCTTCCCTaaagaagaacttgaagGGGAAAATGGGAATGGACGAGCCGCCTCCGTGGACTTGATAGATCCTTACCTTGCCCGCCTCCCTTCTCCGAGCCTTCGTGGTACCTTTGCAAAAGTTTACGAGTTATTAACACTCATCTGCTCAAAAATTGGCTGGGATGAGCTATTACGAATCCGTTCCTCTGTCTTCGttatggaagaagaatacCGCTCACTGAATGATAATAGCAAACCTAATCCAGAAACGAAAGAGGATGTCATTACAGGTGAGCCCTCAGTTAATAAGCAAGATGGTAACGAATCTCACTTGGATAAGCCAGAGGCCATAATGAGCAGTTCTGCCCAGAACCTGAACGTTCATAATAAGCGCTTATGCGAACGATGGTTGGATAACCTTTTTATGGTTTTATATGAAGATCTACGTGTGTTTACCATCTGGCGTGCTGAGTACACGCATTTTAGGTCACAGGGATTGGTTTACCGTAAGTCTCCTATGGAATGGGAAATTTTGGGTGAAGTAGCTTTCCGTTTACACCATCGTGTTGAAGCTGTCGAAGCTTTTTGTGCTTGTCTTGAGAATATGTTTTCGTTCAAAGCATGGAAGACCATGCTAATAATTTGTGCTGAGGATAACAATATAGAATTGGTACTGACAGCTATTGCTAAACTGACTCTTTCTAATTATCGCTGGTACCAAGAGTACTCTCCATTCTTGTTAGAGCatattaaaaatagaatcatGCAAGACGGTGcgttgaaaatgaagagtaTATTGGCTTCTACTAGATTGGATCCCTACATCCTAAATCTGATCCACAAGCTTTATTTCGAATGGGCAATTGTTTTTCAGATTCCTGGACATGAATTATAA